A stretch of the Rhizobium sp. CCGE531 genome encodes the following:
- a CDS encoding Xaa-Pro peptidase family protein, with the protein MRPGRERTEKLKNALQAAGFESAILTNPDSIAYFGEYLDYLGIDFGRPTLMTVPVDGEPTIITPLMESEMCGRMSWVTDIRPWSDGIDDEWRSVLKSAVEGKSRRVAIERRSIPALVANDLLPMLHGAEVGDAGALISEIRMIKSADEIEIMRKAGEVAVAMVKGAREVIAEGVPEYEVALAVIAAGTRKAASFLDDSKDRFVSPTIYNLQILQSGTDVCLVHRRSSVRELKMGDPVYLCFCGIANFRNYKLGFDREFFVGSATDEQARVYETAVAAQQAALAAIKPGIACEEINAAAEAVYTEAGFSAGYRTGRSVGQSFLESPELKRGEKRLLEAGMTFAVDGGITIEGSFGGRIGDSIVVTDNGFEYLTNYPRGLAVV; encoded by the coding sequence ATGAGACCAGGCAGAGAACGTACCGAGAAACTCAAGAATGCTCTTCAGGCAGCCGGGTTTGAAAGCGCCATCCTGACGAACCCGGATTCCATCGCCTACTTCGGTGAATACCTCGACTATCTTGGAATCGACTTTGGGCGCCCAACCTTGATGACCGTCCCAGTAGACGGCGAACCGACCATCATCACACCGCTGATGGAGTCGGAAATGTGTGGCCGCATGAGCTGGGTCACCGATATCCGTCCTTGGAGCGACGGCATCGACGACGAATGGCGCAGCGTCCTCAAGTCTGCGGTCGAAGGCAAGTCGCGCCGGGTCGCCATCGAGCGGCGCTCAATCCCGGCCCTCGTGGCAAATGATCTGCTTCCCATGCTTCACGGTGCAGAAGTGGGCGATGCTGGCGCCCTCATATCGGAAATTCGGATGATCAAGTCGGCCGATGAGATCGAAATCATGCGCAAGGCTGGGGAAGTCGCGGTCGCGATGGTTAAGGGAGCTCGCGAAGTGATCGCAGAAGGAGTTCCGGAGTATGAGGTGGCGCTGGCAGTAATCGCCGCTGGAACGCGGAAAGCTGCTTCCTTCCTGGATGACAGCAAGGATCGCTTCGTCTCGCCGACCATCTATAATCTGCAGATCCTGCAGTCCGGCACGGACGTCTGCCTCGTTCACCGCCGTTCTTCTGTGCGGGAACTCAAAATGGGCGATCCGGTCTACCTCTGCTTCTGCGGCATCGCGAATTTCCGTAACTACAAGCTTGGTTTCGACCGCGAATTCTTCGTCGGCAGCGCTACCGATGAACAGGCACGGGTCTACGAGACCGCCGTCGCCGCTCAGCAGGCTGCACTCGCGGCAATCAAGCCCGGCATCGCATGCGAGGAGATCAACGCGGCAGCCGAAGCAGTCTATACGGAGGCTGGCTTCTCAGCAGGCTACCGGACGGGTCGCTCGGTTGGTCAATCATTCCTTGAGTCGCCCGAACTCAAGCGCGGCGAAAAGCGACTTCTCGAAGCAGGGATGACCTTCGCCGTCGACGGCGGCATCACGATCGAGGGCAGCTTCGGCGGCCGCATCGGCGACTCGATCGTCGTCACTGACAATGGATTCGAGTACCTGACAAACTACCCGCGCGGACTTGCAGTCGTTTGA
- a CDS encoding ABC transporter permease, translating into MHSYTIETVWSVLFRIICWGILIFLIAPIFVIVPLSFNAEPYFTFTSGMLHFQSEAFSTRWYEAFVSDTGWMVAVRNSFFVGILSTLLATTLGTLAALGLNKPLPMRSLIVSLLLAPMIVPIVVLAAGTYFVFAKAGLVDSYLGLVLAHSTLGLPFVVVTVLASLSNFDQGLVRAGLISGAHPTMVFRRVTLPLIAPGVMSGAALAFVTSFDEAVITLFLSPSPGYYTVPRKMWSGLREQISPTILAVATTWIVLSLVLMGLMGVLRRHSAKRSAKPVD; encoded by the coding sequence ATGCACAGTTATACTATCGAGACGGTCTGGTCGGTTCTCTTCAGGATAATCTGCTGGGGAATCCTTATCTTCCTGATCGCACCGATCTTCGTGATCGTTCCGCTGTCGTTCAACGCGGAGCCCTACTTCACATTCACCAGCGGAATGCTGCATTTTCAGTCGGAAGCATTCTCCACTCGCTGGTACGAGGCCTTCGTATCGGATACGGGCTGGATGGTAGCCGTGCGAAACAGTTTCTTCGTCGGCATTCTCTCAACGCTACTTGCGACGACGCTAGGCACTCTCGCAGCGTTGGGCCTCAATAAGCCTCTTCCCATGCGTAGCCTGATTGTCAGCCTTCTGTTGGCTCCCATGATCGTGCCGATCGTCGTATTGGCGGCCGGAACCTACTTCGTATTCGCAAAGGCGGGTCTCGTGGACAGCTACCTCGGGCTCGTGCTTGCACACTCCACATTAGGCCTGCCGTTTGTGGTGGTGACCGTACTCGCGAGTCTTTCGAATTTCGACCAGGGTCTTGTGCGCGCAGGTCTGATCTCCGGTGCCCACCCAACAATGGTTTTCCGGCGTGTCACACTTCCACTGATCGCCCCCGGGGTTATGTCAGGAGCTGCTCTCGCATTCGTCACGTCGTTCGACGAGGCGGTGATCACGCTCTTCCTGTCGCCCAGCCCCGGCTACTACACTGTGCCTCGCAAGATGTGGTCCGGCCTGCGCGAGCAGATTAGTCCCACGATCCTGGCTGTCGCGACGACGTGGATCGTGTTGTCGCTTGTTCTGATGGGGCTAATGGGCGTGCTCCGCCGCCATTCGGCCAAACGCTCTGCCAAGCCAGTCGACTAG
- a CDS encoding arylmalonate decarboxylase → MQKTGAVEDSLGRGGIRFDAGRHHRAKIGFVLLAMEQTIEEDMFKLAPEGVGVHFQRAPMANRVDVGTLSAMASGIGDAAALIVPEVQLDVICYGCTSGSVVIGEDNVFAELTRGAPGAKPTSIISGVMRALNAVNGKKITVATPYVDPVNEIERVYMEERGFEVLNIQGLNIENDEDMVRVTPDYIFEFARQVDRPGSDAIFISCGALRSVDIIKALEAETGKPVITSNQAMMWDCLRLAGVNDRNDKYGRLFRES, encoded by the coding sequence ATGCAAAAGACTGGCGCGGTTGAAGATTCCCTCGGGCGTGGCGGCATTCGTTTTGATGCGGGTCGTCATCACAGGGCGAAGATAGGCTTTGTGCTCCTGGCCATGGAGCAGACCATCGAAGAGGACATGTTCAAGCTGGCTCCGGAAGGAGTAGGGGTGCATTTTCAGCGAGCGCCCATGGCGAACCGGGTGGATGTAGGAACCCTGTCCGCCATGGCGTCGGGCATCGGAGATGCCGCCGCACTGATTGTCCCCGAAGTGCAGCTTGATGTTATCTGCTACGGATGTACCTCTGGCAGCGTTGTGATTGGCGAAGACAATGTGTTTGCGGAGCTCACGCGCGGTGCGCCTGGCGCTAAGCCGACTTCCATCATTTCGGGGGTCATGCGGGCTTTGAATGCCGTGAACGGCAAGAAGATCACCGTCGCGACGCCTTACGTCGATCCGGTCAACGAGATCGAGCGCGTCTATATGGAAGAGCGCGGGTTCGAAGTATTGAACATTCAGGGGCTGAACATCGAGAATGACGAGGATATGGTGCGCGTCACGCCGGACTACATCTTCGAGTTTGCAAGGCAGGTGGATCGACCTGGATCGGACGCGATTTTCATTAGCTGTGGAGCTCTTCGGTCTGTAGATATTATTAAGGCACTTGAAGCCGAGACCGGAAAGCCGGTAATCACGAGCAACCAGGCAATGATGTGGGATTGTTTGCGTCTGGCGGGCGTCAATGACCGGAACGACAAATATGGCCGCCTTTTCAGAGAGAGCTGA
- the folD gene encoding bifunctional methylenetetrahydrofolate dehydrogenase/methenyltetrahydrofolate cyclohydrolase FolD, translating to MTQATLIEGKPVAASVVAQVKRAAGVLDADKGVKPGLAVVIVGNDPASHTYVAAKSKMAKECGFASFQFTLPEETTQSELAELIERLNNDANVHGILVQLPLPPNLDSGLIVQSILPQKDVDGLGVVNAGKLAVGDLTTGIVPCTPAGAMVLVRAIHGPDLSGLRAVVIGRSNLFGKPMGQLLLAANATVTVAHSRTKDLSVVCREADILVAAVGRPQMVKRDWVKGGATVIDVGINRVPATELGEGRMRLVGDVAFEEVASVAGAVTPVPGGVGPMTIAMLMANTLKAAYRTAGESFELS from the coding sequence ATGACGCAAGCGACGCTGATCGAGGGAAAGCCTGTTGCGGCCTCCGTGGTGGCGCAGGTGAAGCGGGCAGCTGGTGTTCTCGACGCCGATAAAGGTGTAAAGCCCGGTCTGGCAGTTGTGATTGTTGGAAACGATCCTGCGAGCCACACCTATGTCGCCGCCAAGAGCAAGATGGCGAAGGAGTGCGGCTTCGCATCTTTCCAGTTTACGCTGCCTGAGGAGACCACCCAGTCTGAACTCGCCGAACTGATTGAACGGCTGAACAACGACGCCAATGTTCACGGGATCTTGGTACAGTTGCCCTTGCCGCCAAATCTCGATAGCGGGTTGATTGTTCAGTCAATCTTGCCGCAAAAGGATGTCGATGGTCTTGGTGTGGTCAATGCTGGCAAGCTGGCGGTCGGCGACCTCACCACTGGCATCGTTCCCTGCACCCCGGCGGGAGCTATGGTGCTGGTGCGTGCGATTCACGGCCCCGATCTTTCGGGCCTGAGGGCGGTCGTTATTGGTAGGTCGAACCTCTTCGGGAAGCCAATGGGTCAGCTTCTCCTCGCGGCGAACGCAACCGTGACAGTCGCTCACTCTCGAACCAAGGATCTAAGCGTGGTCTGCCGAGAGGCTGACATTCTCGTAGCGGCGGTCGGCAGGCCTCAAATGGTCAAGCGCGACTGGGTTAAGGGGGGCGCCACGGTTATCGATGTCGGCATCAACCGTGTTCCGGCAACGGAATTGGGGGAAGGCAGAATGCGGCTCGTCGGCGACGTTGCGTTTGAGGAAGTCGCAAGCGTGGCAGGAGCTGTTACGCCTGTTCCGGGAGGTGTTGGGCCGATGACCATAGCCATGCTCATGGCGAACACGCTTAAGGCTGCCTACAGGACCGCGGGAGAAAGCTTCGAACTGAGCTGA
- a CDS encoding GntR family transcriptional regulator, which translates to MAKAAAFRRETPRAAPPRGQATEIHRVLRDRICLLQYRPGELLVETELAAEFKVSRTPIRQALQRLDYEGLVETRNGVGTTVTGVDFQEFKDVYAFRLKLSEMIGDFGRPERAAKSLEDIEALIPRVEELLQSRDFEQFFQINHELHFAVNALIGNSAVRDIHDRFYFQASRVWYTFVDRMWEDETRFLKEELDELCRALRAGDLKAVGFVQRNFISYGLSRVARYISTG; encoded by the coding sequence ATGGCTAAAGCTGCTGCATTCAGGCGCGAGACGCCACGAGCCGCGCCTCCGCGTGGGCAGGCGACCGAAATCCATCGCGTTCTCCGCGACAGAATCTGCCTATTGCAATATCGTCCCGGCGAGCTGCTGGTCGAGACCGAGCTTGCGGCGGAATTCAAGGTGAGCCGAACTCCGATTCGACAAGCATTACAGCGGCTCGACTATGAAGGTTTGGTTGAGACGCGTAACGGCGTCGGCACGACGGTCACCGGAGTCGACTTCCAGGAGTTCAAGGATGTCTACGCATTCCGCCTGAAACTCAGCGAGATGATCGGTGATTTCGGCAGGCCGGAGCGGGCGGCCAAGTCTCTCGAAGATATCGAGGCGCTGATCCCTCGCGTTGAAGAGCTGTTACAATCTCGCGATTTCGAGCAGTTCTTCCAGATCAATCACGAGCTTCACTTCGCCGTCAACGCACTGATTGGCAATTCTGCGGTTCGTGACATTCATGATCGCTTCTACTTCCAGGCTTCCCGGGTCTGGTACACCTTTGTTGACCGTATGTGGGAAGATGAAACCCGCTTCTTGAAAGAGGAGCTAGACGAACTCTGCCGCGCATTACGAGCTGGGGATTTGAAAGCTGTCGGCTTCGTACAGCGAAATTTCATCTCCTACGGTTTGTCGCGTGTCGCACGATACATTTCCACTGGCTGA
- a CDS encoding ABC transporter permease, which yields MADASAAAFATPEEINRQVARSRRSEMRKGLLLLAPALIFLFFTFLLPLGYIFRLSVYDPTIHDGLPRTVEALRTWNGNDPPDEQTFQALADDLIDARKADTVGSIANRLNVEAAGLRSAVTKTARRLGSKPPADHYSEWFQQADPVWAEQKTWQAINQLRSSVSANYYLAAVDLRRDASGSVELAPEENRIHTTLFARTFLVAFSVTALCILLGYPVAYLIATSSKVVGSIMIVLVLLPFWTSLLVRTTGWIVLLQSQGVLNDMLVYLGIISDANRVRMIYNLAGTLIAMTHILLPFFILPLYSVMVSISPIYMRAAQSLGAHRFYAFWKVYFPNTLPGVGSGALLAFILAVGYYITPALVGGQSGQMISNMIAFHVQSSLDWGLAAALGMILLSVVLVLYAIYHRYSGANRLVN from the coding sequence ATGGCTGATGCCTCTGCCGCCGCATTCGCAACGCCTGAAGAGATCAATCGTCAGGTTGCGCGCTCTCGACGCAGCGAAATGCGCAAGGGCCTGCTACTTCTGGCACCTGCTCTGATTTTCCTTTTCTTTACGTTTCTGCTTCCCCTGGGATACATATTTCGTCTGAGCGTCTACGATCCCACGATCCATGACGGCCTTCCGCGAACGGTAGAAGCACTGCGAACCTGGAATGGGAACGACCCACCGGACGAACAAACTTTCCAGGCCCTCGCAGACGACCTGATCGATGCTCGTAAAGCAGACACCGTGGGATCCATTGCCAATCGACTGAACGTCGAGGCAGCGGGTCTCCGGAGTGCCGTCACTAAGACCGCTCGACGGCTGGGTTCCAAGCCGCCTGCGGACCACTACTCGGAATGGTTTCAGCAGGCGGACCCAGTATGGGCCGAACAGAAAACCTGGCAGGCTATCAACCAATTGCGCAGCTCGGTCAGCGCTAATTACTACCTAGCCGCCGTCGACCTCCGGCGAGACGCTTCTGGCAGCGTTGAACTAGCGCCCGAGGAAAACCGCATCCATACGACCCTGTTTGCTCGGACATTCCTGGTGGCGTTTTCCGTCACGGCGCTGTGCATTCTTCTCGGCTATCCGGTGGCATACCTTATCGCCACGTCTTCGAAGGTGGTTGGCTCGATCATGATCGTGCTGGTTCTCCTTCCATTCTGGACATCCCTTCTTGTCCGGACGACCGGATGGATCGTTCTCCTGCAGTCACAGGGCGTCCTGAACGACATGCTCGTCTATCTCGGAATCATATCCGATGCGAATAGAGTAAGGATGATCTACAATCTCGCGGGCACGTTGATCGCGATGACGCATATCCTGCTGCCTTTCTTCATTCTGCCGCTCTACAGCGTGATGGTCTCGATTTCCCCTATTTACATGCGCGCAGCACAGTCACTGGGTGCCCACCGCTTCTACGCATTCTGGAAGGTCTACTTCCCCAACACCCTTCCGGGCGTGGGCTCCGGCGCGCTCTTGGCGTTTATCCTGGCCGTTGGGTACTACATCACTCCTGCCCTGGTCGGAGGACAGTCGGGCCAAATGATCTCCAACATGATCGCGTTCCATGTTCAGTCATCTCTCGACTGGGGACTGGCAGCGGCACTTGGCATGATCCTTCTGTCGGTCGTTCTTGTGCTCTACGCCATCTACCACCGCTATTCCGGCGCCAACCGTCTGGTGAACTGA
- a CDS encoding ABC transporter substrate-binding protein produces MTRISTLLAGIALVSIATSSTTTLAADQLVIASFGGAYTASQSKAFIEPYMAERGAKVLTADYNGGLAELRSQVQSGNGAWDVIDLELQDALRACDDGLIEKIDPAQLAPSADGTAASDDFLPGTLMDCGVGTIMWSNVIAYDRTKFQNGGPKTIADFFDLSKFPGKRGLSNKPNVNLEWALMADGVPNDKVYETLATKEGLDKAFAKLDTIKKDVVFWGAHAQAPQLLADGEVVMTAAANGRIYDAISKENKPFEIVWDGQIWNLDVWAISKASKNKDAALDFVKFSTTGERLADVTKYISYGPVRKSSQNLVPEAIRTSLPTYEANFKTSLANDLEFWADHQDEINQRWATWMAK; encoded by the coding sequence ATGACACGAATTTCTACTCTGCTCGCGGGTATCGCACTCGTCAGCATCGCTACATCGTCCACGACTACCTTAGCAGCCGACCAGCTCGTGATTGCATCTTTCGGCGGTGCCTATACGGCAAGTCAGTCGAAGGCCTTCATCGAACCGTACATGGCAGAGAGGGGCGCAAAAGTCCTGACCGCCGACTACAATGGCGGTCTCGCTGAACTCCGGTCCCAGGTGCAGTCCGGCAACGGTGCATGGGACGTCATCGATCTCGAGCTGCAGGATGCTTTGAGAGCCTGCGACGACGGTCTCATCGAGAAGATCGACCCGGCACAACTTGCGCCCTCAGCCGACGGCACTGCCGCGTCCGACGATTTCCTGCCGGGCACCCTAATGGATTGCGGCGTTGGCACGATCATGTGGTCGAATGTCATCGCTTATGACAGGACTAAGTTCCAGAACGGCGGACCCAAGACGATCGCCGACTTCTTCGATCTCTCCAAGTTCCCGGGCAAGCGCGGGCTCAGCAACAAGCCCAACGTCAACCTCGAGTGGGCGCTCATGGCGGACGGCGTTCCAAACGACAAGGTCTATGAAACCCTGGCGACCAAGGAAGGTCTCGACAAGGCATTCGCCAAGCTCGACACCATCAAGAAGGATGTAGTGTTTTGGGGCGCGCATGCCCAAGCGCCGCAGCTGCTAGCAGATGGTGAGGTCGTCATGACCGCAGCTGCCAACGGCCGCATCTATGACGCCATTTCCAAGGAGAACAAGCCCTTTGAGATTGTTTGGGATGGCCAGATCTGGAACCTCGACGTCTGGGCAATCTCGAAGGCCTCCAAGAACAAGGATGCTGCGCTTGATTTCGTGAAGTTCTCGACCACTGGTGAGCGCCTTGCTGACGTAACCAAGTACATCAGCTACGGTCCTGTCAGAAAGTCCTCTCAGAACCTGGTACCAGAGGCGATCCGAACCAGCCTGCCGACCTACGAAGCCAACTTCAAGACGTCGCTAGCCAACGATCTCGAATTCTGGGCAGATCATCAGGATGAGATCAACCAGCGCTGGGCAACCTGGATGGCAAAATAG
- a CDS encoding ABC transporter ATP-binding protein: MNSDNKAFVNFHEVQKSYDGTSLVVKSLSLAIAKGEFLTMLGPSGSGKTTSLMMLAGFERPTGGKIEVGGRDLTHLPPHRRDIGMVFQNYALFPRMTIEENVAFPLVARKMPKPEIATRVREALERIRMGAFAQRRPAQLSGGQQQRVALARALVFEPSLVLMDEPLGALDKQLREHMQMEIKHLHEELGLTVVYVTHDQDEALAMSDRVAVFNNGIIEQVGPARAIYESPETVFVSSFVGENNHLIGTVASVSQGQCVVTLGKSTMHCVAVGSLKRGDGAVLSLRPERVSLIQDGVSFANTVSATAKEVVYFGDHLRLSCQLEDGQTLTMKQPNRDGIAQITVGQSVVLGWQATDARALLSQGGGHG; the protein is encoded by the coding sequence ATGAATTCCGACAACAAAGCGTTCGTGAACTTCCACGAAGTGCAAAAAAGCTATGATGGAACTTCCCTCGTCGTGAAGTCCCTCTCCCTTGCGATAGCGAAAGGCGAGTTTCTTACAATGCTTGGCCCTTCCGGCTCAGGCAAGACAACGTCGCTGATGATGCTCGCGGGATTCGAGCGCCCAACGGGCGGAAAGATCGAGGTCGGCGGTCGCGATCTGACCCACCTTCCTCCACACCGACGCGACATCGGCATGGTATTCCAAAACTATGCGTTGTTTCCGCGTATGACGATCGAAGAGAACGTCGCGTTTCCGCTCGTCGCGCGCAAGATGCCAAAGCCGGAAATAGCGACGCGGGTTCGCGAAGCACTCGAACGAATCCGGATGGGCGCCTTCGCCCAGCGTCGTCCCGCACAGCTCTCCGGCGGCCAACAGCAGCGTGTGGCCCTTGCCCGTGCCCTCGTGTTCGAGCCTTCGCTGGTTCTCATGGACGAGCCCCTTGGCGCCTTGGACAAACAGCTTCGCGAGCACATGCAGATGGAAATCAAGCATCTGCACGAGGAACTCGGCCTGACGGTCGTATACGTCACGCACGACCAGGACGAAGCGCTCGCGATGTCGGACCGCGTCGCGGTTTTCAACAACGGCATCATTGAGCAGGTTGGTCCGGCCCGCGCGATCTATGAATCGCCCGAGACGGTATTCGTGTCCTCGTTCGTCGGCGAGAACAACCACCTTATCGGAACCGTAGCTTCGGTCTCCCAAGGCCAGTGTGTCGTCACCCTGGGTAAGTCCACGATGCATTGCGTCGCGGTCGGCTCCCTGAAGCGGGGAGACGGCGCGGTCTTGTCGCTCCGACCCGAGCGCGTCTCGCTCATTCAGGATGGCGTCAGCTTCGCGAACACGGTCAGCGCCACCGCGAAGGAAGTCGTTTACTTCGGCGACCATCTTCGCCTGTCGTGTCAGCTCGAAGACGGCCAGACTCTGACTATGAAGCAGCCCAATCGAGACGGTATCGCTCAGATAACCGTAGGCCAATCGGTGGTGCTTGGCTGGCAAGCTACCGATGCCCGGGCACTCCTATCCCAGGGAGGCGGTCATGGCTGA
- a CDS encoding RidA family protein has translation MESVTTGAATDGLTLIANGNYVLAKRHRDMVFTSGMTPRREGRLIHTGTFTNDQRAEDSKDAVELAVSNAIAAARRLLRDGEMISSVLTMTVFVSATDDFNQHSRVADHASNWLCRELGPDGIGTRAAVGVASLPGGALVEIQLTAIVADTS, from the coding sequence ATGGAAAGCGTTACTACCGGGGCTGCCACGGATGGCCTCACGCTGATAGCGAATGGCAACTACGTCCTAGCAAAACGGCATCGGGACATGGTGTTTACGTCTGGGATGACGCCTCGAAGGGAAGGTCGTCTCATTCACACCGGCACCTTCACGAATGATCAGCGCGCTGAGGATTCGAAAGACGCAGTTGAACTGGCTGTTTCCAACGCAATTGCGGCGGCGCGCCGTTTGCTGCGGGACGGAGAGATGATCAGCAGCGTGTTGACTATGACTGTGTTCGTGTCAGCGACGGACGATTTCAATCAGCACTCTCGCGTTGCTGATCATGCTTCAAATTGGCTTTGCCGGGAGTTGGGACCTGACGGGATTGGCACTCGCGCGGCGGTGGGAGTGGCTTCGCTCCCAGGTGGCGCGTTGGTGGAAATACAGCTGACTGCGATCGTCGCTGACACTTCGTGA